Proteins found in one Helicobacter colisuis genomic segment:
- the pheA gene encoding prephenate dehydratase — MNLQLFRNEIDKIDDSILELLEKRMEIVKQIGKAKIQTNSPVYRPEREKEIIDRLDHKKPIFLTRSAIESIYLEIFAVSRNLELPERVAYLGPIGSYTHQAAESRFGAICEYFSHNTITSAIKSVKEGRASYAVVPIENNQNGAVGETLDMLEETDLKIVAEIYMPIHHCFASISQKLQDIQIIYSKDIAFGQCHHFLSEHSLDHIQRIPVDSTAKATQLAAKNPQCAAICSHIAAKLYNVPILFENIEDSAGNKTRFIIISNFKNQRCGKDKTSIFANLTNTNKPGALYNLLYDIRDLNINMTSIQSRPAHTGDDFQYCFFIDIDGHIDDANINELFQRYPKELKWLGSYLKN; from the coding sequence ATGAATTTACAGCTTTTTAGAAATGAAATTGATAAGATTGATGATAGTATTCTAGAACTTTTAGAGAAGCGAATGGAGATTGTTAAACAAATTGGTAAAGCCAAAATCCAAACTAATTCTCCAGTTTATCGCCCAGAAAGAGAAAAGGAAATCATTGATAGACTAGATCACAAAAAACCAATCTTTTTAACTAGAAGTGCCATTGAATCAATTTATCTAGAAATCTTTGCAGTAAGTCGAAACCTTGAATTACCAGAACGCGTAGCCTATCTTGGACCTATTGGAAGCTACACACACCAAGCCGCTGAAAGTCGCTTTGGTGCCATATGTGAATATTTTTCTCACAACACTATTACTTCTGCTATTAAAAGCGTCAAAGAAGGAAGAGCAAGTTATGCAGTAGTGCCTATTGAAAACAATCAAAATGGCGCTGTTGGAGAGACTCTTGATATGCTAGAGGAAACTGATCTTAAAATTGTTGCTGAAATTTATATGCCTATCCATCATTGCTTTGCAAGCATTTCACAAAAACTCCAAGACATACAAATCATCTATTCAAAGGACATTGCATTTGGACAATGCCACCATTTCTTAAGCGAACACAGCCTTGATCACATTCAAAGAATCCCTGTTGATTCTACTGCAAAAGCCACGCAACTTGCTGCCAAAAATCCACAATGCGCTGCAATTTGTTCTCATATTGCTGCTAAACTTTATAATGTGCCTATTTTGTTTGAAAATATTGAAGATAGCGCAGGCAATAAAACACGCTTTATTATTATTAGCAACTTCAAAAACCAACGCTGTGGCAAAGATAAAACTTCAATTTTTGCCAATCTCACTAATACTAACAAACCAGGTGCTTTGTATAATTTGCTTTATGATATTAGAGATTTAAATATCAATATGACTTCTATACAATCGCGCCCTGCACACACTGGAGATGATTTCCAGTATTGTTTTTTTATTGATATTGATGGACATATTGATGATGCTAATATTAATGAATTATTTCAACGCTACCCAAAAGAACTCAAATGGCTTGGTAGTTACTTGAAAAATTAA
- the lysA gene encoding diaminopimelate decarboxylase, giving the protein MKNIPLPNTPNLDGNLNKELLLQVAKEHQTPLFVYDFDKIEEYFNQFKLAFSGRKSLICYALKANSNLSVIKKLASLESGADCVSLGEIKRAILAGIPTYKIIYSGVGKQDYEIQEAIKLGILFINIESKEELLKVESIAKTLHTKARISIRVNPDIDPQTHPYISTGLKENKFGIGIEEAKSLYLHAHKSESLDPIGIHFHIGSQITKLQPISESAQKIAQLLHSLLALKIDIKFFDIGGGLGITYKDETTINPYDYAQSILECLRGLDVTIICEPGRFIMGNSGVFLTQVLYEKTSQEKRFIIVNGAMNDLIRPSLYNAYHKITPLTPQEGEATPADIVGPICESGDYLGKNIALPPLKAGDILAILSAGAYGFSMSSNYNTRPRCAEVAISQGKSRLIRKRETFEDLIALEKDYL; this is encoded by the coding sequence ATGAAAAATATTCCACTACCAAACACTCCCAACCTTGATGGCAATCTAAATAAAGAGCTTTTGTTGCAAGTAGCCAAAGAGCACCAAACCCCTCTTTTTGTTTATGACTTTGATAAAATTGAAGAGTATTTTAATCAATTTAAACTTGCCTTTAGTGGCAGAAAATCATTAATCTGCTATGCTCTAAAAGCAAATTCTAACCTAAGCGTTATTAAAAAACTAGCCTCTTTAGAAAGCGGTGCAGATTGTGTTTCGCTAGGAGAAATTAAACGCGCCATTCTAGCTGGAATCCCAACTTATAAAATCATCTATAGCGGAGTTGGCAAACAAGACTATGAAATCCAAGAAGCTATTAAGCTTGGGATACTTTTTATTAATATTGAAAGTAAAGAAGAGTTGCTTAAAGTTGAATCAATTGCAAAAACTCTTCACACAAAGGCTAGAATCTCTATTCGCGTTAATCCTGATATTGATCCACAAACCCACCCTTATATCTCAACAGGACTTAAAGAAAACAAATTTGGAATTGGGATTGAAGAGGCTAAAAGTCTTTATCTCCATGCTCACAAATCAGAATCTCTAGATCCCATAGGTATCCACTTTCACATAGGAAGTCAAATCACCAAACTCCAACCTATTTCTGAATCCGCACAAAAAATCGCTCAACTACTTCATAGTCTTTTAGCGCTTAAAATTGACATTAAATTCTTTGATATTGGTGGGGGTTTAGGAATTACTTACAAAGATGAAACAACCATTAATCCTTACGATTATGCTCAAAGCATTTTAGAGTGCTTAAGGGGGCTTGATGTAACTATTATTTGCGAACCTGGTAGATTTATTATGGGGAATTCAGGAGTTTTCTTAACTCAAGTGCTTTATGAAAAAACTTCTCAAGAAAAGCGTTTTATTATTGTAAATGGCGCAATGAATGACTTAATCCGCCCTAGCCTTTATAATGCTTATCATAAAATCACTCCCTTAACTCCACAAGAAGGAGAAGCCACTCCTGCAGATATTGTAGGACCAATTTGTGAGAGTGGGGATTATCTAGGTAAAAATATCGCTTTACCTCCTTTAAAAGCCGGAGATATACTCGCTATTCTTAGTGCTGGAGCTTATGGCTTTAGTATGTCAAGTAACTACAACACACGCCCTAGATGCGCTGAAGTAGCTATTTCACAAGGAAAATCAAGATTAATCCGTAAAAGAGAAACTTTTGAAGATTTAATTGCACTAGAAAAAGATTATTTATAA
- a CDS encoding FtsW/RodA/SpoVE family cell cycle protein, translating to MVDKPLFFLSISLITISIIFSYSLSSFAVLYYDYSEFHFMIRQLIAGILGIFLIWGISRCNPDNFVLKFGFILFFGGIFLMFIMHFLPESLATSAGGAKRWIRFPLFSLAPVEFFKIGFIIFLAWSFSRKFSLIETKTLKEEFITFLPYVFVFLIAVYLIAILQNDLGQIVLLGVTLALMMIFAGSSFKLFANLLALASVLFILVIVTSAHRIMRIKAWWAGTQDLILSFFPQSIANSLRVENLPEPYQIQHSLNAIANGGIIGEGLGNGLIKLGFLSEVHTDVILAGITEEIGFIGLFVISLIFLVMIYRILRIANRCKNTMYYLFCSGVGIILGLSFLINAFGISGLIPIKGIAVPFLSYGGSSMLSTSIMIGLVLSIGKKAKIS from the coding sequence ATGGTTGATAAGCCACTCTTTTTTTTAAGCATAAGCCTCATTACTATTAGCATAATCTTTTCTTACTCACTTTCCTCTTTTGCTGTTTTATATTATGATTACAGCGAATTCCATTTTATGATAAGACAGCTTATTGCAGGAATCTTAGGGATTTTTTTAATATGGGGTATTTCTCGTTGCAATCCTGATAACTTTGTTTTAAAGTTTGGCTTTATTTTATTTTTTGGTGGAATCTTTTTAATGTTTATTATGCATTTTCTCCCCGAAAGTCTTGCTACAAGTGCTGGTGGAGCAAAACGCTGGATTAGATTCCCTCTTTTTTCTCTAGCGCCTGTAGAATTTTTTAAAATCGGCTTTATTATCTTTTTGGCTTGGAGTTTTTCGCGTAAATTCTCTCTTATAGAGACCAAAACACTCAAAGAAGAATTTATTACCTTTTTACCCTATGTTTTTGTATTTTTAATTGCTGTTTATCTCATTGCTATTTTGCAAAATGACCTAGGACAAATTGTTCTTCTTGGTGTTACTTTAGCTTTGATGATGATTTTTGCAGGTTCTTCTTTTAAGCTTTTTGCAAATCTTCTAGCCCTTGCGTCTGTTTTATTTATTTTGGTGATTGTTACAAGTGCGCACCGCATTATGCGTATTAAAGCGTGGTGGGCAGGAACGCAAGATCTAATATTATCTTTCTTCCCACAATCCATTGCTAATTCTCTGCGTGTTGAAAATCTCCCTGAACCCTATCAAATACAACATTCTCTTAATGCAATTGCTAATGGTGGAATCATAGGAGAAGGATTAGGAAATGGGCTTATTAAACTTGGTTTTTTAAGCGAAGTGCATACCGATGTCATTTTAGCAGGTATCACAGAAGAAATTGGCTTTATTGGTTTATTTGTTATTAGTCTTATTTTTCTAGTAATGATTTATCGTATCTTAAGAATCGCAAACCGCTGTAAAAATACAATGTATTATTTATTTTGTTCTGGAGTTGGAATCATCTTAGGATTGTCTTTTCTTATTAATGCTTTTGGGATTTCAGGATTAATTCCCATTAAAGGAATCGCCGTCCCATTTTTAAGCTATGGAGGTAGCTCTATGCTCTCAACGAGCATTATGATTGGATTAGTTTTATCCATTGGCAAAAAAGCCAAAATATCCTAA
- a CDS encoding methylenetetrahydrofolate reductase, protein MNMIETFIKTLRSDEKCFTYEFSSPASFTLEALFETIKKENLPSKINAFVCTDSPLAKLKHNAILASLKLQNTFKIPSITTMSMRDRNTLALQSELIGMNSLDLRLILALTGDPMRHGNQPQAKSIFEGNSNVLLKTICQLNTAKDINNNQIQGDFKPFYPFSVLNSYANKKQNLYKKMQEKIQNGALAIFTQPIYDLEIAEELLQWINQINQEHNTRCALMFGFFPITSYKTALFLHNKLPGVFVPQDYLKSMEKAFQKGIEFEVGLQKSRELFNHLCKIHHKIHLMSANKADIIGKILNG, encoded by the coding sequence ATGAATATGATTGAAACTTTTATTAAAACCCTAAGAAGCGATGAGAAATGCTTCACATATGAATTTTCATCACCAGCTAGTTTTACCCTAGAAGCGCTTTTTGAGACAATAAAAAAAGAGAATCTCCCCAGCAAAATTAATGCCTTTGTTTGCACTGATTCTCCCCTTGCAAAACTCAAACACAATGCGATTTTAGCAAGTCTAAAACTCCAAAATACCTTTAAGATTCCAAGCATCACAACAATGTCAATGAGAGATAGAAACACTCTAGCACTCCAAAGCGAGTTAATCGGTATGAACAGCCTTGATTTACGATTAATCCTAGCACTCACCGGTGATCCTATGAGACATGGCAATCAGCCACAAGCTAAAAGCATCTTTGAGGGTAATAGCAATGTTTTACTTAAAACCATCTGTCAATTAAATACCGCAAAAGACATTAATAACAACCAAATACAAGGCGATTTTAAACCTTTTTACCCCTTTAGTGTGCTAAATTCTTATGCTAATAAAAAACAAAATCTCTATAAAAAAATGCAAGAAAAGATTCAAAATGGTGCTTTAGCAATTTTTACACAACCCATTTATGATCTTGAAATCGCAGAAGAGCTACTCCAATGGATAAACCAAATCAATCAAGAACATAACACGCGTTGCGCATTAATGTTTGGATTCTTTCCTATTACTTCTTATAAAACCGCTCTTTTTTTACACAATAAACTACCGGGCGTTTTTGTTCCACAAGATTATTTAAAATCCATGGAAAAAGCTTTTCAAAAAGGAATAGAATTTGAAGTGGGACTACAAAAAAGCCGAGAACTTTTTAATCATCTTTGCAAAATCCACCACAAAATTCATCTTATGAGTGCCAATAAAGCAGATATTATCGGAAAAATTCTCAATGGTTGA
- a CDS encoding aromatic amino acid transport family protein, which yields MLGIGKKPSVLGGTMIIAGTAIGAGMLALPTISAGMWIWWSLGLMVIAWLMMLLSSQAILEVNLNYNPGASFHTLVHDNLGKFWNLVNGLSVAFVLYILLYAYVSGGGSMVVHTSVALFGYEPPKFLSGLLFAILLSGCVWWSTYAVDRFSVVMIGGMVITFIFAMSGMLGEVKTSLLLDLQNDGSSYGIFVFVAVSTYLTSFCFHASVPSLVKYFGKDPVSINKCLIYGTLIALLAYVIWIVACDGNIMRSDFKEVIAAGGNVSHLIEAASSNLNGSFLLRMLDAFAFLAVATSFLGAGLGLFDYMADLCGFNDSRIGRTKTMLVTFAPPIIAGMIYPDGFLLAIGWAGLAATIWSVVIPALLLRASRKRIENQEVNYQVKGGNLTIYALLIFGCVVGICHILFVFNVLPMYK from the coding sequence ATGTTGGGAATTGGAAAAAAACCTAGCGTGTTAGGTGGAACAATGATTATTGCAGGGACAGCAATTGGAGCTGGAATGTTAGCTTTGCCAACAATCTCTGCTGGAATGTGGATTTGGTGGTCTTTGGGGCTTATGGTGATTGCTTGGCTTATGATGTTGCTTTCTTCTCAAGCCATTTTGGAAGTTAATCTTAATTATAATCCTGGTGCAAGTTTTCATACACTTGTGCATGATAATTTAGGGAAATTTTGGAATCTTGTAAATGGTTTGAGTGTAGCCTTTGTTTTATATATTTTACTCTATGCTTATGTTAGTGGTGGAGGTTCTATGGTAGTGCATACTTCTGTGGCATTGTTTGGATATGAGCCTCCCAAGTTTTTATCAGGATTGCTATTTGCAATTTTATTGAGTGGCTGTGTGTGGTGGAGCACTTATGCAGTTGATCGATTTTCAGTAGTGATGATTGGGGGTATGGTTATTACTTTTATTTTTGCGATGAGTGGAATGCTTGGGGAGGTTAAAACTTCTTTGCTTTTGGATTTGCAAAATGATGGAAGTAGTTATGGGATTTTTGTATTTGTGGCAGTTTCAACTTATTTAACTTCTTTTTGCTTCCATGCTTCGGTGCCAAGTTTGGTAAAATATTTTGGTAAAGACCCTGTTTCTATTAACAAATGCCTTATTTATGGGACATTGATTGCGCTTTTAGCCTATGTGATATGGATTGTTGCGTGTGATGGAAATATTATGCGAAGTGATTTTAAAGAAGTTATTGCAGCAGGTGGGAATGTTAGTCATCTTATTGAAGCAGCAAGTAGTAATCTTAATGGCAGTTTTTTATTAAGAATGCTTGATGCTTTTGCATTTTTAGCAGTAGCCACTTCATTTTTAGGGGCAGGACTTGGATTGTTTGATTATATGGCAGATTTGTGTGGATTTAATGATAGTAGAATAGGACGAACAAAAACAATGCTTGTTACTTTTGCACCACCTATTATTGCAGGAATGATTTATCCTGATGGATTTTTGCTTGCAATTGGTTGGGCAGGACTTGCTGCGACAATTTGGTCGGTGGTGATTCCTGCTTTACTCCTTAGAGCTTCGAGAAAAAGGATAGAAAATCAAGAGGTTAATTATCAAGTTAAAGGTGGTAATTTGACTATTTATGCACTTTTGATTTTTGGCTGTGTGGTAGGAATCTGCCATATTTTATTTGTGTTTAATGTTTTGCCAATGTATAAATAA
- a CDS encoding N-6 DNA methylase, whose protein sequence is MLKELLQIFQYLQKFHKDNLEVLRIILEFLLISKDKKFLKGLIEGDKEQIDENLSENLRGYGLEAFSANPKINRKKILKVLLDYEITPKDLENFIQAIVMHKTILGLYEYATPIEVNLLVCKFLDIKSNESLYNPCCGLGSLLFGVSERNFDYYGEDIQPKILYLAKILSLFIGFKRSYLEVADIFKESAFGDLVANKAFCYFPLEMPLNLWSFKDDDLEPFIKSIPEIPFLAYTLRHFKQKGVFIVRSLLLYKAYGKRLRKFLREKRLLEGVVEFPKNIFPHQIEEFSLLILSKQENKKVFFVDAQKFYLKEGKYNRLTNIDRIYDKYLSKQDSDISRLVDYESLDDGNFKASYYTQKKDVCDSALLSEFLECIYRGQRVEAKKDGVLVDCYNAGIKDFEEYGFSERFLEFSPKSDQKRIEKLRIQAYDILLSIRGVSPKVAIIGERIGEKRILPNAGILVLRPKSREIAEALYVYFLSPKGFLALSEIYQKNQDCIGEEQIMNLLLPSGFLEYQKRFDLLLKEGEQIKEHQRAIKTLLDF, encoded by the coding sequence ATGCTAAAAGAATTATTGCAAATTTTTCAATACCTTCAAAAATTCCATAAAGATAATCTTGAGGTTTTAAGAATCATCTTGGAATTTTTGTTGATCTCCAAAGATAAAAAATTCCTAAAGGGATTGATAGAGGGGGATAAAGAGCAAATTGACGAGAATCTTTCTGAAAATTTAAGGGGTTATGGGCTAGAAGCCTTTAGTGCAAATCCAAAGATTAACCGCAAAAAAATTTTAAAAGTATTATTAGATTATGAAATTACTCCAAAAGATTTGGAGAATTTTATTCAAGCTATTGTGATGCATAAGACAATTTTGGGGCTTTATGAATACGCTACTCCTATTGAAGTGAATCTCTTGGTTTGTAAGTTTTTGGATATTAAGAGTAATGAGAGCCTTTATAATCCCTGTTGTGGTTTAGGGAGTTTGCTATTTGGCGTGAGTGAGAGGAATTTTGATTATTATGGAGAGGATATTCAGCCAAAGATTCTTTATCTAGCTAAGATTTTATCGCTTTTTATAGGATTTAAGCGGAGTTATTTGGAAGTGGCAGATATTTTTAAAGAATCTGCCTTTGGGGATTTGGTAGCAAACAAAGCTTTTTGTTATTTTCCCTTGGAGATGCCTTTAAATCTATGGAGTTTTAAAGATGACGATTTGGAGCCTTTTATTAAGAGTATCCCTGAGATTCCTTTTTTGGCTTATACGCTAAGGCATTTTAAGCAAAAAGGAGTTTTTATTGTTCGCTCTTTATTGTTGTATAAGGCTTATGGTAAGCGTTTAAGAAAGTTTTTAAGAGAAAAAAGGCTACTTGAGGGGGTGGTGGAGTTTCCTAAAAATATTTTTCCACACCAAATTGAAGAATTTTCATTGCTTATTTTATCAAAACAAGAGAACAAGAAAGTCTTTTTTGTTGATGCTCAAAAGTTCTATCTCAAAGAGGGCAAGTATAATAGGCTAACTAATATTGATAGGATTTATGATAAATATCTTAGTAAGCAAGATTCTGATATTTCTAGGTTGGTTGATTATGAATCTCTTGATGATGGGAACTTTAAAGCTTCTTATTACACGCAAAAAAAAGATGTTTGTGATTCTGCGTTGCTTAGTGAATTTTTGGAGTGTATTTATAGAGGGCAGAGGGTTGAAGCAAAAAAAGATGGGGTTTTGGTGGATTGCTATAATGCGGGAATTAAAGATTTTGAAGAATATGGCTTTAGTGAGAGATTTTTGGAATTTTCTCCCAAAAGCGATCAGAAGCGAATCGAAAAACTTAGAATTCAAGCTTATGATATTTTGCTTTCTATACGAGGAGTTTCACCCAAAGTAGCAATTATTGGAGAAAGAATAGGAGAGAAAAGGATTTTACCTAATGCAGGAATCTTGGTTTTGCGTCCCAAAAGCAGAGAGATTGCAGAGGCTTTGTATGTATATTTTTTATCTCCAAAAGGATTTTTGGCGCTAAGTGAGATTTATCAAAAAAATCAAGATTGCATTGGAGAAGAGCAAATAATGAATCTTTTATTGCCAAGTGGTTTTTTGGAATATCAAAAGCGCTTTGATTTATTGCTAAAAGAGGGTGAGCAAATTAAAGAGCACCAAAGAGCAATAAAGACATTGCTTGATTTTTAA
- the feoB gene encoding ferrous iron transport protein B: MNKKSIKIALVGQPNVGKSLLINALCHSNMKVGNFTGVTIEKAHAKTTYKDYELEIIDLPGTYSLYGYSEEEKITKDFIDNGEYDLIVNVVDSTNLERNLLLTTQLLELQKKMILALNMSDEAEKEGVQINHKELGNLLGIPCLKISAKTKENLRLLLFLALQTHTQNTSSNKRVYSNEIETEILRLEEFLNSKNDRNIQSLNLTNRQIAILLLKQDEKLFKFLHEKPIWMEISPLLQESLNNLYIIYNTKSSSDIFIDDLNAFVNGLVTETLKYENKILPNYTKKIDKILINKYAGIPIFLALMWLLFQLTFTLGAIPMDYIESFFIGIGDSIKENIANEHIASLLADGVIGGVGAVILFLPNIIILFFGIALLETTGYMSRVAFLLDGFFHKFGLHGKSFIPLVTGFGCSVPAFMATRTLKSRKDRLLTLFIVNFMSCGARLPVYVLFVGAFFPAEQAGNWLFGIYILGALFGLIMAKILRLSVFKGPDEPFVMEMPKYRIPNWNLVWFSVYNKAKMYLKKAGTFILAATILIWFASTFPLQEDTQAIYAQKIEQASTQEEKEALEFTLQEQLIENSYLGKTGQLIEPIFAPLGFDWKMSVALLSGLAAKEVIISTMGVLYSLGAEVDESSVTLMETIKAVIPLKVAIAYILFIMIYNPCLAASVVFGKEAGGFKYIVYLFLLTTITAYIVSYIGALIASFLI, from the coding sequence ATGAATAAAAAAAGTATCAAAATCGCTCTTGTAGGGCAGCCCAATGTCGGCAAAAGCTTATTAATCAATGCCCTGTGCCACTCAAATATGAAAGTTGGAAATTTCACAGGCGTAACCATAGAAAAAGCTCACGCCAAAACCACTTACAAAGACTATGAATTAGAAATCATCGATTTACCTGGGACTTATTCGCTTTATGGTTATTCCGAAGAAGAAAAAATCACTAAAGACTTTATTGACAATGGAGAATATGATTTGATTGTCAATGTAGTTGATTCAACTAATCTTGAACGCAATCTACTACTCACCACACAGCTACTAGAACTCCAAAAGAAAATGATTCTAGCACTTAATATGAGTGATGAAGCAGAAAAAGAAGGGGTGCAAATCAATCATAAAGAACTTGGCAATCTCTTAGGAATCCCTTGCCTAAAAATCTCTGCTAAGACCAAAGAAAATCTTAGATTACTTCTCTTTTTGGCACTTCAAACACACACGCAAAACACTTCATCAAACAAACGCGTATATAGCAATGAAATTGAAACTGAGATTCTTAGGCTTGAAGAATTTTTAAATAGCAAAAATGATAGAAATATTCAATCGCTAAATCTCACTAATCGACAAATTGCCATTTTGCTTCTAAAGCAAGATGAAAAACTCTTTAAATTCTTGCATGAAAAACCCATTTGGATGGAAATCTCTCCGCTTTTACAAGAATCTCTTAATAATCTCTATATTATCTACAATACCAAATCAAGTAGCGATATTTTCATTGATGATTTAAATGCTTTTGTAAATGGCTTAGTAACCGAAACGCTTAAATACGAAAACAAAATTCTACCAAACTACACCAAAAAGATTGACAAAATTCTTATCAATAAATACGCTGGAATCCCTATATTTTTGGCTCTTATGTGGCTACTTTTTCAGCTCACCTTTACGCTAGGTGCGATTCCTATGGATTATATTGAATCCTTCTTTATTGGAATTGGCGATAGCATTAAAGAAAATATCGCTAATGAACACATTGCATCTTTATTGGCAGATGGAGTTATAGGCGGAGTGGGCGCAGTTATCTTATTTTTGCCTAACATTATCATTTTATTTTTTGGAATCGCCCTTTTAGAGACAACAGGCTATATGTCTCGTGTCGCTTTTTTACTTGATGGATTCTTCCACAAATTTGGCTTACACGGAAAAAGCTTTATACCACTTGTTACGGGCTTTGGTTGTTCGGTGCCTGCTTTTATGGCTACAAGAACACTCAAAAGCCGCAAAGATAGATTACTCACTCTTTTTATTGTCAATTTTATGAGTTGTGGTGCTAGATTACCTGTTTATGTGCTTTTTGTAGGGGCATTTTTCCCCGCAGAACAAGCAGGAAATTGGCTCTTTGGAATCTACATTTTAGGGGCTTTATTTGGATTAATTATGGCAAAAATCTTACGCCTTAGCGTCTTTAAAGGACCCGATGAACCCTTTGTAATGGAAATGCCAAAATACCGAATCCCAAATTGGAATCTTGTTTGGTTTTCTGTCTATAACAAAGCAAAAATGTATCTCAAAAAAGCAGGAACTTTTATTTTAGCTGCGACAATTCTTATTTGGTTTGCTAGCACTTTCCCACTCCAAGAAGACACCCAAGCTATCTATGCTCAAAAAATAGAACAAGCTAGCACTCAAGAAGAAAAAGAGGCTTTAGAATTTACCTTGCAAGAACAGCTTATTGAAAATAGTTATTTAGGCAAAACCGGACAACTCATTGAACCAATCTTTGCGCCTCTAGGATTTGATTGGAAAATGAGTGTGGCTTTGCTTAGCGGACTTGCGGCTAAAGAAGTTATCATTTCCACTATGGGAGTTTTATATTCCTTAGGTGCAGAAGTTGATGAAAGTAGCGTTACTTTAATGGAAACTATCAAAGCAGTCATTCCTTTAAAAGTTGCTATTGCTTATATTTTATTTATTATGATTTATAATCCTTGCCTTGCTGCAAGTGTGGTTTTTGGAAAGGAAGCAGGCGGATTTAAATATATTGTTTATCTCTTTTTATTAACAACTATTACTGCCTATATTGTCTCTTATATTGGTGCATTAATTGCTAGTTTTTTAATATAA
- a CDS encoding FeoA family protein, protein MTIEDLKDGESAIITELDVDAQLKDRFFSLGICKSKKIKKLETSLGGSTILVELDRSCIILRAEEAKAIKVGNINE, encoded by the coding sequence ATGACAATTGAAGATTTAAAAGATGGTGAAAGTGCAATCATCACAGAATTAGATGTTGATGCACAGCTTAAAGATAGATTTTTCAGTCTTGGTATTTGTAAATCCAAAAAAATCAAAAAACTAGAAACTTCATTAGGTGGCTCTACAATCCTAGTAGAGCTTGATAGAAGCTGCATTATCTTACGCGCAGAAGAAGCAAAAGCAATCAAAGTAGGAAATATCAATGAATAA